A genomic window from Helicobacter suis HS1 includes:
- the rpmB gene encoding 50S ribosomal protein L28, which translates to MARRCDLSHKGPMVGNRVSHANNKTKRRLLPNLHTIHITLEDGTKQRIKVATSTLRTMRKSR; encoded by the coding sequence ATGGCAAGAAGATGTGATTTAAGCCATAAAGGTCCTATGGTGGGTAACCGCGTAAGCCATGCGAATAACAAGACAAAAAGGCGCTTATTACCTAATTTGCACACCATTCATATTACCCTAGAAGATGGTACTAAGCAAAGGATTAAGGTTGCAACTTCTACTTTAAGGACTATGCGCAAGAGTCGCTAG